The sequence below is a genomic window from Glycine max cultivar Williams 82 chromosome 20, Glycine_max_v4.0, whole genome shotgun sequence.
aCTTTTGCCTGAACTTCACCTCAGtcagtttattattattatgacagTATGTGTGAGATTAAGCCAATCTTTAAACTTCAAATGTATGTCACATATGTATCATATTGTGCTAACTTCATGAGATTTTCAAACAGCCAATTTATACTTCACATGGttaaatttcttttccttttaccaCCCATTTAGCCtatattattttggttttttgctAATGGTGTGTAGGAATGGGGGTTGGACCTTGCCAAAGAGCACGGTATTAATTCTGCAACTGTTAAGTACACAGAGTTTCTACTGGCTACAGCCTCTGGGAAGATTGAAGGACTAAAAGGTCCTGGTAAACTTGCTACACCAtttgagaaaacaaaaattgctGCTTATACTTTAGGTGCCATGACTCCTTGCATGAGGCTTTATGCTGTTTTGGGAAAGAAGTTCCAGGAACTTTTGGATTCCAATGAAAGTACTCACCCATATAACAAGTGGATCGACAATTATTCCTCTGATGGTTTCCAGGTTTGTCATATTGACAGTAGAGCCATACCATATTGCCCTTGTGGGTGCTTGGATACTATTTTGAATCTTGGTCAAATATACATTTTAGTCATGGCATTCTTGCACCCCAACTACTCagttattcttatattttaatttaggctACTACTCTGCAAACTGAAGATTTGCTCGACAAACTAAGTGTTTCTTTGACTGGTGAAGAACTTGATGTCATTGAAAAGCTTTATTACCAAGCAATGAAGCTTGAAATAGATTTCTTCTCTGCTCAGCCACTCTTTCAGCCAACTATAGTACCCTTGACTAAAGGACATAAGCCTGCGGAAGATCATCTCATAGTTTTTTCTGATTTTGATTTAACATGCACTGTAGTTGATTCGTCCGCCATCTTGGCTGAAATTGCTATAGTGACGGCACCAAAATCTGATCAGAATCAGCCTGAAGATCAAATTGTTCGGATGTTATCTTCTGACCTCAGGAATACATGGGGTTTTCTATCTAAACAGTATACGGAGGAGTATGAGCAATGTATAGAAAGCATTATGCCTTCCGATAGATGTATGGTGTTTTCCTGTTTTCTTTACAGTAGTCTTAAATGATTAGGAAGAGTCTGTTTTGCTCAGACTTTGTTAATTGGCTTTGATCTTGTGTTTTGCAGTGAACAATTTCGATTATAAAGAATTGTCTATGGCTCTTGAGCAACTTTCAAAATTTGAGAACACTGCAAATAATAGGGTTATCGAGTCAGGGGTACTCAAGGGTATAAGTCTTGAAGATATAAAGCGTGCTGGGGAGCGTCTGATCCTACAAGATGGTTGCACTAACTTCTTTCAGAGCATTGTTaagaatgaaaatttgaattccaatgTGCATGTTCTTTCATACTGCTGGTGTGGTGACCTCATTAGATCTGCTTTCTCTTCAGGTACATATTCCTTGTCATGAGCTGTTATTTCAGTACTCTTTGCTAACACTTGTATTCCAGTTGTTAATTTTCAGCAACTCAAGCATTTGGAATTAAAATCCTTTTCTTTTGGGATTTCTCTGTGAATCAATTATTGTTTGCACTCTAGGACTAGGAGTCCTCCTAATCATGCCGTGTCATATAGAGTAACTTGCTTGGGTTGCTGATGAACGCACATGGTATTGTGAGGTTTATGCAACTTTCTGATGTATTTTGCTGGAGAGTGACcatgttttcagtttttttatcattacttTTACTAGGGGATACAACTTTTGAATGCTTCTCATGCCTGCTCTAGACATGGTTATCATAAGAGAATTTTTGTTACCGTTTGTAACAAAAGTGGAAAGCTCTGCTGGAATTTTGACCCACTTTAGCCAGCTTCTTTTTTGctactttgatatttttttaactttagtgATTTAACTACAGTATACAGCCAGTAAAAAAAAGACCACAGTGTACAGATTCAACTTTTATTATGTAACCAGACATGTTATCATCTGTTAAAGTTGTACATTTCTATATGTTTGACATGGAAAGCATGACTTTTATGTTGGTATGGTTTGTGAGAATGAATTGAGCTCCATGAATTCTTTATTGTTGTTTGTCTTGATctctttctattattttcttgaAGCATATGTGTAATTTTCTATTGAAATACTCGTTCTTTTGTTGTCATTATTTTAATAGTTGTTGATATCTTTCTTGTTTACTCTAGTAGTTTTATCTTTTGTGGTTTCATATTATATCATTCTTTATGTGTACTTTTTTATGAGAACTTGCCAAATTGATTGAATTTTTgcaatgtattatattttagtttcttattgtcttataattttatttttctaatttgtgaGCAGCTGATTTGAATGAGTTGAATGTCCATGCTAATGAGTTCACTTATGAGGGATCTGTTTCCACGGGTGAAATTGTTAAGAAGGTGGAGTCTCCCATTGACAAGGTTGAAGCTTTTCGTAACATATTGAAAAATTGCAATGATgacaagaagaaattaactgTTTACATTGGGGATTCGGTGGGTGATTTACTTTGCCTACTTGAAGCAGATGTTGGAATTGTGATCGGTTCAAGTTCAAGTCTTAGAAGTGTAGGGACGCAATTTGGTATTTCATTTGTCCCATTGTATTCTGGCTTGGTTAAGAAACAGAAAGAATACGTTGAAGGAAGCACTTCTAATTGGAAGGGTTTATCTGGCATTCTTTACACAGTCTCTAGTTGGGCTGAAGtgcatgcttttattttggGTTGCTAGTCTTATTTTGTGTCTCTCGCACCCAAATTCATGCTAGgctaaaagaaagaaacatatatatagTGAAATACAAATACACAAGCAGGTGGCTAATTTTATAAGCGGCCACAGATTTTCTGCTGTCTCATATTTCTCTTACAGGATGTTGCAATTCAGAGATTTGGTGTCATTCTGATTAGTGGATATGCTGTAATCAGGGTATCTGCAATTTCCTGGAATTTTCTCAAGTGTTTCTTTGACATTTGTGTTTGCTCATTGTTGTTGATAACTTTTTTCCCCCTGAAATCTTGTCAGGTATGAGAAATTTCAGACAGCAATAATACAAATGCTTGTTAGATCAGGACATCAATTCAGGCTTTGAAGTGTTGTACGGGTATTTAGTAGGCTATTGCTGTTCCATAATTTTAAGAATTCGGCAGAGATCCTGTGTATTTTCAGTTGACTCCTTGATCATTTATGAATGCAGATGCAGAAGTGATGTTCATGTTTATATTGGgacacttattttattttgttttactttattgtttttaaatattttttggcaGATTTATGGAGTTTTTCTTAGATATGTGGGAGAGGTTAAGAATACAATGGCTGAGGGCCTTTTTATGAATGttctgaaaatatataatttatcaaacTCGAGAGAATTAATTTGCATATGAATAAGAAGAAAAGGTTAGCTAAATggataaaggaaagaaaaggtGAAAGATACTCCGTTTGAATTAATGTGGGGAAACACTATCTGCTTTAATAATCATCAAAGAGTGGTATAGAATCGAAAGGATTTTTTATTATACAGATAActgattttttaaaaccttttaaattttaagcagATAAGTATAAAGGATATCACTGAGTAAGCTGTACCTTCAAACTGAAAGGATTTCaacatagaaaaaaataaaattaaaaaaatgtattatatatgTTCGGAAACACAATGGGAAATTGTGAATAAAGTAGTTTCTTTGTTTATGGAATTTGCTATTTCAACTTATATCTTGTTTCCCCTTTATTTAgtggataataaaaaataaaattaaaatttcatgaaaCGCATTAAACACTTTCGCGTTTCCTTTACATGGCGAGGGCACTAAAGCGTGGCAAAcgttttctttatatttattctaGTGCATCCACATAAGGAGTCTTTTTTATTTGCTAAGTTAACATAAGGAGtcgaaaaaaatcattatttatctgtttattatttttcttcttttaaggtttttcttttttttcagaaGAACTGTCACCGACTTGATCAAATGTCAAGTAAACTATTCTTGTAGCTCACACGAAGAAGAGCACGTTCCCACAATTGAACAAATAAACTTGATGAGGCTTTAAATGGAGAAAACAAGCACGTTCCCACAAAATTACACTATCTCATTTGCCCATAAAAGAGTCAAATGATAgcgtttatttattaaatttgtgttgcatcaaTTTGTTTGGGGGGTATACCGAGAAAATGGGATGGAAACAAGgattatgtaatatattttctttggtaataaaaaattagggCGAGAGAATGATGCTTAAGTCAAAAATTGGTAAAATTTATagactcaaaataattttacctCATCCCAAAGACACTAATAGAGATACGAACTTGCAACTTGTGACAAGTGTGAAACCCGTCTTAGCCAATCAAGTGAATCAACCAATCTATTAAGTACAAAAAAGCAATATTTTCATGagaatttttacaataataaaaaaagataaaaaaaagggaatgaaatataattatttatcacgTAGTAAATAGAGCTAAAAAAGTTGTAATAAATATAAACTAGTTCAAATAACCgctgaaattatttttaaggcaATTATcgtaaaaactaataaaattgtgataaatagttatttgtaattaaattataatgtaaaattattttatatcaatgaTGGATTTTCTCATATAAATATTGTATTGCAAAAATTATAAGtaacattatttaaaataaaaaagtgaggtCTAATAACAAGAAAATAGCTGAATTTTCagttgaaagaagaaaattaattgcTTTAGGAAGCCGATTCATCAAGCCATCACCTGTCAAATCCTCAATAATAGCCATATAATATACAACTTTGTATAATAGTTCCCTCTGCCTCAAAATGCACTGGATAGAGAAAACTTCGATATTAAGAATAAGAGAATCCTAATTATAGTGAGACTATAAGACATATAAaacattattagtatttttaaacaaagataacttattttaataaaaatataatagtattATCAGTATTATGCAGAAcatagaatttaaatttaaattaagatattaaaatttattggtaAAAGTAGTTTGGCACTTGTATCTCTTAATTAAGGTTTGGAGTTTAATCCTCAACTTGAGGATGAAGTTACGATTTGGAGCACCACTTTACCCTCAAAGTGGGTCAATCCTATGAAAAGAGGATTAATTAAGTGTCAAATAAAAGCTTTATATATTTCTcagttaaaaaatcaaattaagatTGACTAATTTAAGTAATATCATATCGTATGTGTTGCATTTatgttagaaataaaatataatttttttattaaatgatgaaAAGAGAATAAGTGCATAAAAAACGTGAAAAGATAGAAAATATACCAAGCAACTTTGCTGTGAACTGAGAAAGTTTAACCCGAGACATGAAACCAAAGGAACCAAACATGTTGACCGGTGTGTTTGAAAAACCGTTCCAACCACGTTGAATGGATGTTTCCCACTTTCCCATGCAAAAATAGAGAAGCAAGGGGAGACTTGTTTTGGCGTTTAATTGGACTGGACATGGATACTAACATGCACTTAATAGTTAACACTCGGATTACAGTACTCGATTTGACTAAAACAAAATCTACACTTCTGAGATTAGTTAACTTCTACCACAAGGTAACTTTAGTTTATGGTGCTTAACTCTGTATTTGAATTGAAAAAGAATCCATTATAATCCCGGCTAAAATTTAAATGCTACTTGCTTCAcaataattaaagaatttaaataactatgttagtagtattaaatttatcaatagttttatatttttttatagtttatataatATTGAATTGAAGCAATGGCTTATGGCTATTATTTTTGTCTTGAGGCAGAGTATCACAACTTAGAAAATTCTTTGGTGCTGTAGGAGTAATCTCATGAGCTAGttaaaacaaaacacaataGTAACATGTAAAATTGAATCTGCTAAACCTTGAAAGGGTGCAAAATTTCTGAGTCAATTTGTCTTGAGACTTGAGCCTCGGTCTCACAGAATGGTGCCAAAAGTGGTCGCACAGTTGTGTGAATAGCACTCAGCAAATAATACAAAGCACAAAAAGTTGTACACTTTTTGTGTAGGTACAACTGGGGACAAGTGGTGCTCTTGCTTTCTTTTCCAGCAAATAACAAATTTCTTAAACAGTTTTAGCTTGATATTTTGGCCGGTTAATTGCTGAAATTCTTTGTTTCCCTAACTAACAAGatattagatatatatatatggttgagTACAACAGAAGAAACTGGAAAGGATCCACCAAAATCATGGGCACAATCATCTGTAACAACTTTATCAACCTTAACAACCCTAGGTAGTTCATACTTTATCTAAAGctttactttttcattaaagagaaaaaacaacCTCACTTGACCTACTTCAAAAGGAAGGATTAATGCGAGGTTGCATAATAAGGACTCATTTACTCTACAGTTTGTCCTGGATCCAAGTCTTGTGACAACTCAAATGGTAAACATTAATAACCTACCCTAACTGGCAACACCTGGATAACCTTGATAATTAATTAGCTATAGGAAATAaactacttggttgttcaagtCTATGATTGAAAATTTGAAGGCCACGAATATTTTTATAAGCATAGCTCCATGAGTTTCTTTATTCTGTGAGACTTAGTTTTGGTACAATACATGACAATGAGATTTAAACTCACCTCGTATAACTTATGCAGAGTCCTGTATCACTTATTTTGTGAGACTTAATTGAAACAATGTgacttcaaatatttaaatttttgcacCAATAGTATGTATCTTTTTTAACCATTTATactaacaaaatgaaattagtGCCATATAAACTTTCCTTTTTCATCAACCTGTTGATGAAAGAGCTGGTTAGGTCCAccatatagataaataaaaccCCTCCCACTCAATGCTCTACGCACAAatacaacaaacaaaattattcttcagtattaataatttctttaagtgACTTCTGATTCCGCACTAGCAATTTGTGAAAGATCTATGTAATAGAATATTCCTTCTTTGTCAATATTCGTACTAgaaattatgaataaatcaaagacatgaAGTAGATAGACCCTTGGCATTTGTGTATTTATATAGAATATTGTTTCATCCATCCATCTCTCGTGTTCTAAGAAATACATATCCGATTGAAAGAATAAGTAGCAACTCTGTAGCCTCTTTTCCCATCATCTCCTTACCTCCTCTTTTTTCAAATTAGTCCTGCAGAAGAAGATCATCATGAGGCGCTTAAAGTCAAGAACAACACCACTTTTGTCCAAGTTTGCGCCGTTGTTGGAGCCATGGCCAAATGATGCTATAAGAAAGGAACTATAAACCTGATCAGGACATTTGACCTGAGGAAACATGCCCTCTAGGCAAGTCTGATGCTTGGCTTTTCATCTCTGCTGTTGAGAATCAAATAAGGCATGGCTCACGTCATGAAATTATTTAGCATATCATATCTGTTTGATATTAGTATAAGTTTTTCTGTTTACTACCTCTCCTCCTTCCTTTCCCAGTTGGGACAATGATATGTTATGTATATCCTTCTCTGCTCTACAACAGCTGCTTTTGTAATACTACTTGTATGAAAGTTTTAttatacctcagtttttctcttttctgttTGTTCAATTGGATTCTTAGTTTATTGTATTGATTATGTGCAACTGGCATGGCCAggtaagaaaaagaacaaaaaagctTACTGTTTtctctaaattaattaatcaaagataTTATTTGCTGGATTTAAATTGGCTCTTCCAATGAAAACATAATCACATGACATGATCCTTTCTGGCTTTATATTATTGAAAGTAACAGCCACCCCCCTTTTGAGATATTCATCGTGTGTACACGTATAAGGGCGAGGGATTAATGCTTCAATTGTTCAAGTTAGAATGATGATTGACTTAaagctaataatataaaatgaaaacatgctttggagaagaagaaaagaatgaataaattACACAAGCAGCCTGCCATGAGTTGTATGTATTTTGGTTAATAATAGTCTGGTTAAAAACCATGCAATTCCAATGGCAGACTCTTGAGCACGCACAGATATGtcaaatatatatgaatataaagcatgtaTCATGCATCTACATCTTGTTTCAGATCTAATGAATGTGATGATTCTAGGttcaaaggaaaaattgaaTTGTTGAGGGAGGATTAAACTCTCCAAACAGCTGGAAAGTGGAAGAATGAATTCTTGTGGACGAAATGTATTTAACATCTGCCTAGAATTGGCAGGTGCAGGAAAGGCTTTTTAGTTCTATCAGTATGCAATTGATAAATGCTATTTGGTTTTTTGATCCAGTTTGAAATTTCATGTGTATGTCTAATTTGATACTTCAAGTTACTACATACTATGTAGTAACTGTGGTCAAGAGTGCACTTGGTTTCACGTTCACTTTTTGATCAACAATCATAGCGTGTACCTGAATGGTATTTTGCATCTTTAACTCAAGTCATAAAAGTCTTAATAATTATCATTCCCCTTCTTATTCAAGATGTTAATTaggagaaaaatcaaacaagttTACCTGCTCAAACTTCTGACAATTATATCACTTGAGTTCATATTAAGTGGCCCTAAACGATCTTGGTAAATCTTCATCAAAGTTTATAATTGGATTTAACGTTAGAATGTGCAGATCATGCCCCACTCAGAACTTATATGCATAGGagggaaataaaataataaattgggGCAAGTTAGTATTACTTTTTCAGCAAAAAGCCAAATAAATGGCTCAGATCTTTAGTTTTCTCCGATAACTTATTTCGTAGTTTTCATCGACCACACCACACTACACTTTTACTTTAGGATAAGCATAATAATGCTCGTCAAGTCTACCCTATTTGTCCAATATcaacttcatttttctttattagatATGAGTTAGTCGCCAGTGTCCCACCTGGAGGAAAGTGATGCGCACCAACAAACTTAAAGGCGGTATAATATAACTATAACCtgcctaaataaataaataaataattttttattggcttGTGAATCATCAGGCGCAAAAACGACAAGccaaatatatatgattaactTTGTTTGATAATTGATCCTTTGATTATATATCAAGGATAGTTCGATTATACTGAGGAGCACCGGCTTCCAATATAATCAAGGACTGTTTTTCtacctttttgatattttcccTTCTCTGTTATGGCTTCAAGTGGCCAAAATTTATGTCCGTTGTGATTTTTTTTGAGTTATTAACCACTTGTATTGTCATGCTTGTACCATTTTGAACTTGCAATTTTCAAGAATTAGGGGTGGTTAAAAAGATACagactaataataaattaatttgtctcTTCATAAGTGCTACTTACACTATAATAGAAAAGAGATCCTCTATAAATAAAATCACAACTAGATTCTCTTGTGCGAGTTCCACTATCACTGGGAACGAGTATGACAAGTCAAGTGCTATGAAATCTAGCATAGAAGTTGGTCTTGAGTTAGGCTTTGCTTTGTCGGAGTAATAGTCTATAtgccacacacaaaaaaaaatgtttatatgatatttctACCTATTTTAGGGTGTAAAATGTCATTTTTCCTTGGATGCtacccattttaattttttaacaaagttAACTCAAAAAATAGTAAAGATATCATCCTTGTAATTGCCATCTCGCATAGAAGTGGATCCCATACCGAAGCCAAGGACGAAAAGAAAAGTATACTGAAAGATACTAATCGGTTCTctttattattaagaaaagCAGGGATGAGagatgaaaaggaagaaaatgacaaaatttgAACTTTATATCTCTTCCTCTTTTTATTGTGTAAGATGTGGATAATGTATAAAACTTAAAGGTTCTGGGTTGTAACCACAGGGCGCACCACTCATTATTTGGTCAAAACTTGGGCAGTGCCTTGATATTTACCGCAATACTGAGATAAACTGAATTTGTTCAACTCGGTTCCAATGGGCAATTGGCATCATTCAACATTCAAGGGAGAAACTGGAATTATTGTTAATGTGGATTGATATAAGTGATTAAAGATTCAATACAAATTTTCACCTTTTTCATAGGCATGAGTTTGGATTCCTGTGACATTACTTTCTTCGCTTAGTAGATAATCCTTCTCAAGAAAATCTTTTGGGGACATCGAACTAGTTGAgtaattataattgaatgaaaCTTCTTGCAGTTCAAGCGTATGTGGTTAACTCTTTAGATGGTCTATGCTGACAACCACTATATGTCATCAGCACCCTACTAACAGTATTGGAAGTGCCTGATTGCCTCTCCAATcttaccaattttttttccaagatACAAAGAGAAACTGGTTAAAGTCCACCGGCAAACTAAATTTTATGTAAACAGCATATTAGTCTTTAATGTTTAAACAAATTCAACTAACAGTGCAAGGATTCcgaatttataaaatatctagTGATTAAAGTCAAGCCTATGAGGACTCCTCataatcttgaaaaaaaaatgaaactaactCATGGAGCAAAAATATACGATTAGTAGCTTGACAACTGTGCAAATGACATTCTCTTCCTAGCCTTCACGAAAAGGATGTTTCAAGAACAAAAATACAAGTTTCACGCGCAATTTTGACAGCCATTTCACATCAAGCAAGCACGTTCTTTGAAAAACACAACACGTTTATCTTATTTGAGACTCAAACTGTAATTTCAAAAGGAGCGACGCCATCTTTTATGTAATAAAGGAATTATGGAAACAAGGAAAAATACATTATGCTTCATTGACAAAACTAATACTGCATTGGTCACTAGAACAACAATACCCGTTAGTTGAATACAATAATAACCACCACTAAGTCTCAACATGAGATAAGTTAGATGCATCAAATGATTCAAATGTTTTTGAGTTTTctcaaaaactaaattttaagagtttttccTAAGATTTTGTTCCGCCTAATGTCATGCTTTGCTGCCAATTTTTGCATTAGCAAGCCCAAGCTCGGTTGTGTATGGCAACTTATCCCAATCCTATATAGATCAATGACGCATATTTTCTTGAAGTAAaggtgaataaaaaaaataatctaccACAGTTTGCACCAGATCAAAgaattaaatcaacaacagaagTTTGCATTGCGTGAAGCATCCCTCTCTTCAAGCCCTTTCAGAAATGATCTGATTGCAAGATGTTCAGAGGAGTATGTCAAGAAACATGTTAATATTAAGCCCCCAACGACCATCAAAGCTAACCTGTTAgaaatataaatcaaaatataagtgTAAATTCAAAGAGAAAGA
It includes:
- the LOC100813450 gene encoding bifunctional TH2 protein, mitochondrial isoform X3 translates to MRMRWFLRSPIIKTSLLNLSPSISLRPHWARRTFTSSSRSSMAAIHNHSNSNSNSETGLARRFWIKFTRESIFAMYTPFVIALASGNLHIDSFHRYIAQDVHFLRAFAQAYELAEECADDDDAKLGICELRKAVLEELKMHNSLVQEWGLDLAKEHGINSATVKYTEFLLATASGKIEGLKGPGKLATPFEKTKIAAYTLGAMTPCMRLYAVLGKKFQELLDSNESTHPYNKWIDNYSSDGFQATTLQTEDLLDKLSVSLTGEELDVIEKLYYQAMKLEIDFFSAQPLFQPTIVPLTKGHKPAEDHLIVFSDFDLTCTVVDSSAILAEIAIVTAPKSDQNQPEDQIVRMLSSDLRNTWGFLSKQYTEEYEQCIESIMPSDRLNNFDYKELSMALEQLSKFENTANNRVIESGVLKGISLEDIKRAGERLILQDGCTNFFQSIVKNENLNSNVHVLSYCWCGDLIRSAFSSADLNELNVHANEFTYEGSVSTGEIVKKVESPIDKDVAIQRFGVILISGYAVIRV
- the LOC100813450 gene encoding bifunctional TH2 protein, mitochondrial isoform X4, whose product is MHSLRYELAEECADDDDAKLGICELRKAVLEELKMHNSLVQEWGLDLAKEHGINSATVKYTEFLLATASGKIEGLKGPGKLATPFEKTKIAAYTLGAMTPCMRLYAVLGKKFQELLDSNESTHPYNKWIDNYSSDGFQATTLQTEDLLDKLSVSLTGEELDVIEKLYYQAMKLEIDFFSAQPLFQPTIVPLTKGHKPAEDHLIVFSDFDLTCTVVDSSAILAEIAIVTAPKSDQNQPEDQIVRMLSSDLRNTWGFLSKQYTEEYEQCIESIMPSDRLNNFDYKELSMALEQLSKFENTANNRVIESGVLKGISLEDIKRAGERLILQDGCTNFFQSIVKNENLNSNVHVLSYCWCGDLIRSAFSSADLNELNVHANEFTYEGSVSTGEIVKKVESPIDKVEAFRNILKNCNDDKKKLTVYIGDSVGDLLCLLEADVGIVIGSSSSLRSVGTQFGISFVPLYSGLVKKQKEYVEGSTSNWKGLSGILYTVSSWAEVHAFILGC
- the LOC100813450 gene encoding bifunctional TH2 protein, mitochondrial isoform X1 encodes the protein MRMRWFLRSPIIKTSLLNLSPSISLRPHWARRTFTSSSRSSMAAIHNHSNSNSNSETGLARRFWIKFTRESIFAMYTPFVIALASGNLHIDSFHRYIAQDVHFLRAFAQAYELAEECADDDDAKLGICELRKAVLEELKMHNSLVQEWGLDLAKEHGINSATVKYTEFLLATASGKIEGLKGPGKLATPFEKTKIAAYTLGAMTPCMRLYAVLGKKFQELLDSNESTHPYNKWIDNYSSDGFQATTLQTEDLLDKLSVSLTGEELDVIEKLYYQAMKLEIDFFSAQPLFQPTIVPLTKGHKPAEDHLIVFSDFDLTCTVVDSSAILAEIAIVTAPKSDQNQPEDQIVRMLSSDLRNTWGFLSKQYTEEYEQCIESIMPSDRLNNFDYKELSMALEQLSKFENTANNRVIESGVLKGISLEDIKRAGERLILQDGCTNFFQSIVKNENLNSNVHVLSYCWCGDLIRSAFSSADLNELNVHANEFTYEGSVSTGEIVKKVESPIDKVEAFRNILKNCNDDKKKLTVYIGDSVGDLLCLLEADVGIVIGSSSSLRSVGTQFGISFVPLYSGLVKKQKEYVEGSTSNWKGLSGILYTVSSWAEVHAFILGC
- the LOC100813450 gene encoding bifunctional TH2 protein, mitochondrial isoform X2; the protein is MRMRWFLRSPIIKTSLLNLSPSISLRPHWARRTFTSSSRSSMAAIHNHSNSNSNSETGLARRFWIKFTRESIFAMYTPFVIALASGNLHIDSFHRYIAQDVHFLRAFAQAYELAEECADDDDAKLGICELRKAVLEELKMHNSLVQEWGLDLAKEHGINSATVKYTEFLLATASGKIEGLKGPGKLATPFEKTKIAAYTLGAMTPCMRLYAVLGKKFQELLDSNESTHPYNKWIDNYSSDGFQATTLQTEDLLDKLSVSLTGEELDVIEKLYYQAMKLEIDFFSAQPLFQPTIVPLTKGHKPAEDHLIVFSDFDLTCTVVDSSAILAEIAIVTAPKSDQNQPEDQIVRMLSSDLRNTWGFLSKQYTEEYEQCIESIMPSDRLNNFDYKELSMALEQLSKFENTANNRVIESGVLKGISLEDIKRAGERLILQDGCTNFFQSIVKNENLNSNVHVLSYCWCGDLIRSAFSSADLNELNVHANEFTYEGSVSTGEIVKKVESPIDKDVAIQRFGVILISGYAVIRVSAISWNFLKCFFDICVCSLLLITFFPLKSCQV